The following are from one region of the Capsicum annuum cultivar UCD-10X-F1 chromosome 1, UCD10Xv1.1, whole genome shotgun sequence genome:
- the LOC107862452 gene encoding leukocyte receptor cluster member 1 homolog — MTRSIFPLIGPVLSNTKRGPLYINQARTRTRPDINLLLINFQFQKIRSVNSPKFISAMGGHGGLNILPQKRWNVYNFDNREKVKRDEEAAAKEEQLKQEQSRKRDSQYRLEQLRQARRGSASSSSAPDPSASTEEPAEKSAGKKESDSKHINLFEGIRIFDPVKDGREKKRAKKEEAVRVIAPEDEKYRLGYGIVGKGTKLPWYMEKRKNDDDEKSEEDNGDDSRSVKKSSNGKKTVEELRKERLERERKEKGRERALLMEKSRRDGGFSRRI, encoded by the coding sequence ATGACTCGATCCATTTTCCCTCTTATTGGGCCAGTGCTGTCAAACACCAAGCGCGGCCCATTATATATAAACCAGGCTCGAACCAGAACCCGACCCGATATCAATCTCCTCTTAATTAACTTTCAATTCCAGAAAATTAGGTCAGTCAATTCCCCAAAATTCATCAGCGCTATGGGAGGCCATGGAGGTTTAAACATCCTCCCACAAAAACGATGGAACGTATACAACTTCGATAACCGCGAAAAAGTTAAACGCGACGAAGAAGCCGCCGCTAAAGAGGAGCAGCTCAAACAGGAACAATCTCGCAAGCGCGATTCCCAATACCGCCTCGAACAGCTCCGTCAAGCTCGCCGCGGTTCAGCCTCATCATCATCGGCGCCGGATCCATCGGCTTCGACGGAGGAGCCGGCGGAGAAATCGGCGGGAAAGAAGGAGTCGGATTCGAAGCACATCAACTTGTTCGAAGGGATTAGAATATTCGACCCGGTAAAAGACGGAAGAGAGAAGAAGAGAGCGAAGAAAGAGGAAGCGGTGAGAGTGATTGCGCCGGAGGATGAAAAGTATAGGTTAGGTTATGGAATTGTTGGTAAAGGAACGAAACTGCCATGGTATATGGAGAAACggaaaaatgatgatgatgaaaagaGTGAGGAAGATAATGGTGATGATTCGAGGAGTGTGAAGAAGAGTAGTAATGGGAAAAAGACGGTGGAGGAATTGCGGAAAGAGCGGTTGGAGAGGGAGAGGAAGGAGAAGGGAAGAGAAAGAGCATTGTTAATGGAGAAGAGTAGGAGAGATGGAGGATTCTCACGTAGAATATGA